From one Gracilibacillus salinarum genomic stretch:
- a CDS encoding DUF1189 domain-containing protein, which yields MGILSILRKSAILPKKDALFWLNRVSMRDTLVYLFLLFFIVFLPNVIIMIAGYEQGYSQVSYSQYLLQIIVFYPFFMMFLVVTSISALALGSLLFRWILQRKLAYQQLWKMTAFALLWPLLSYQVLYFISKEPTLAFLLCAILLYIIVVKMILNYPKRKK from the coding sequence ATGGGAATCTTATCAATTTTACGCAAAAGTGCAATCTTACCTAAAAAAGATGCGTTGTTCTGGCTGAATCGCGTCAGCATGAGAGATACGCTCGTTTATCTTTTTTTATTATTTTTTATTGTTTTTTTACCGAATGTTATTATTATGATCGCGGGCTATGAACAAGGGTATTCACAGGTTTCCTATAGTCAGTATTTGCTTCAGATCATCGTGTTTTATCCATTCTTTATGATGTTTTTAGTCGTTACAAGCATTTCGGCACTAGCGCTAGGCTCGCTGTTATTTCGCTGGATACTGCAACGGAAATTAGCGTATCAGCAGTTGTGGAAAATGACAGCATTCGCTTTATTATGGCCATTGCTCAGTTATCAAGTGCTCTACTTTATTTCGAAAGAACCGACGCTTGCTTTTCTCTTATGTGCAATACTTTTGTATATTATTGTCGTTAAGATGATTCTGAACTATCCAAAAAGAAAGAAATGA
- a CDS encoding NUDIX hydrolase — protein sequence MANNDWKINQSTTTQVDRFKITIDEVLLANQQTHQFSYVQFRDGVCILAITEDDHVLMLKQYRHPLHSIELEFPAGMIEEEEDPLMAAKRELLEETGYQSNQWIALDYFYPSAGSTTEKIHLFLATDTVRIAEQELEELEEIELEKVPIDQFYQLVENGQFRHGAGLACWARYLSMVRN from the coding sequence TTGGCAAATAATGATTGGAAGATTAATCAAAGCACAACCACTCAGGTAGATCGGTTTAAGATTACCATTGATGAAGTGCTACTTGCTAATCAACAAACACATCAATTTTCTTATGTTCAATTTCGGGATGGTGTCTGTATTCTTGCTATAACGGAAGATGACCATGTCCTCATGCTGAAACAATATCGTCATCCTCTTCATTCCATTGAATTGGAATTTCCGGCTGGTATGATCGAGGAAGAGGAAGATCCGCTAATGGCAGCAAAAAGGGAATTGTTAGAGGAAACCGGCTATCAGTCCAATCAGTGGATTGCATTGGATTATTTTTATCCATCCGCTGGCTCGACAACGGAAAAGATCCATCTCTTCTTAGCTACGGATACGGTACGAATAGCGGAACAGGAATTGGAAGAATTAGAAGAGATTGAGCTGGAAAAAGTACCAATTGATCAATTTTACCAACTCGTCGAAAATGGGCAATTCCGACACGGAGCAGGACTCGCCTGCTGGGCACGATATTTGAGTATGGTGCGGAATTAA
- the tnpC gene encoding IS66 family transposase: MSSVDALTQVIQAQAKQIDQLTAQLAHQANEMKLLREQAEYLTQKLFGKSKESIPTDDNQLSLFDAPEAPVPLEEEKETITYHRKKSKGRKQTILHQFSEHPVHHELVGDACACPTCETTMKEIGSYPVREELVYIPAELNRHVHYQHAYKCEGCSQKGMTDKIVKAPVPKAPMDNSLGSASIIAQTIHQKFSLKVPAYRQEEDWHRMGLPITRQHITNWHIKVSQYYLEPFYQVLKEKLVEQDILHADETSYRVLESDTKKTYYWTFLSGKHSEHPITLYHHDASRGSHVAKDFLSHYKGYVHCDMWSAYQALEKTELAGCWAHVRRKFWEAMPKDCPADAVSRQGVEACDRFFRYERSWESLSPNDRLKKREEVLQPEMDNFFDWLRAQPVLSGSKLGTAIEYALKYEATFRTVLKDDRLVLDNNRAERAMKAFVTGRKNWLFSATFEGAKAAAVIMSLIETAKQNNLIPETYITYLLEELPNRDILADSGKLEAYLPWHPTVQARCQKNRKLKRNEHTQHIR, translated from the coding sequence ATGAGTTCCGTCGATGCTTTAACGCAAGTCATCCAAGCGCAAGCGAAACAAATAGACCAATTAACGGCTCAACTCGCTCATCAAGCGAATGAGATGAAATTGTTGCGTGAACAAGCAGAGTACTTAACGCAAAAGCTATTTGGAAAGTCAAAAGAATCCATTCCCACAGATGATAACCAGCTTTCGTTATTTGACGCACCGGAAGCACCGGTCCCCTTGGAAGAAGAAAAGGAAACCATTACATATCATCGAAAAAAGTCTAAAGGCAGAAAACAAACTATTTTACATCAATTTTCGGAACATCCTGTTCATCATGAACTGGTTGGGGATGCTTGTGCATGCCCAACTTGTGAGACAACCATGAAAGAGATAGGAAGTTATCCCGTGCGAGAAGAACTGGTCTATATCCCAGCTGAGCTCAACCGGCATGTCCACTACCAACACGCCTATAAATGTGAGGGTTGTTCTCAAAAAGGAATGACTGATAAGATTGTCAAAGCGCCTGTTCCGAAAGCCCCGATGGATAATAGCTTGGGTTCTGCCTCTATTATTGCCCAAACCATTCATCAGAAATTTTCGTTAAAAGTACCCGCGTACCGCCAAGAAGAGGATTGGCATCGGATGGGGCTACCGATTACGCGACAACATATTACCAACTGGCATATCAAAGTCTCTCAATATTACTTAGAACCGTTTTATCAGGTATTAAAAGAAAAGCTGGTGGAACAAGATATCTTACATGCGGATGAAACCTCTTATCGCGTATTGGAAAGTGATACAAAAAAGACGTATTACTGGACTTTTTTAAGTGGTAAACATAGCGAGCACCCCATCACCCTTTATCATCATGATGCAAGTCGGGGATCGCATGTCGCCAAAGACTTCCTTTCCCATTATAAGGGGTATGTCCATTGTGATATGTGGTCCGCTTATCAAGCCTTAGAGAAGACAGAATTAGCTGGCTGTTGGGCGCATGTACGCCGTAAATTCTGGGAAGCGATGCCGAAAGATTGTCCGGCCGATGCGGTAAGTCGACAAGGGGTAGAAGCTTGTGATCGGTTCTTTCGATATGAACGATCGTGGGAATCGCTATCACCGAACGATCGGCTGAAAAAGCGAGAAGAAGTCCTTCAACCAGAAATGGATAACTTCTTCGATTGGTTGCGTGCACAACCCGTCCTCTCTGGCAGTAAATTAGGAACGGCCATTGAGTATGCACTGAAATATGAAGCTACTTTCCGCACGGTATTAAAAGATGATCGATTAGTGCTTGATAACAATCGAGCAGAACGTGCGATGAAAGCTTTCGTGACAGGTCGGAAAAATTGGTTGTTTAGCGCTACCTTTGAAGGAGCAAAGGCAGCAGCCGTTATCATGAGTCTCATCGAAACAGCGAAACAAAACAACCTGATTCCGGAAACCTATATTACATATTTACTTGAAGAACTACCAAACCGAGATATCCTTGCCGATTCTGGGAAATTGGAAGCTTATTTGCCATGGCATCCGACAGTACAAGCTCGCTGCCAAAAAAATAGGAAACTGAAACGAAATGAACATACCCAACACATTCGCTAA
- a CDS encoding LCP family glycopolymer transferase, translated as MLRVETRSNRKKINKKWWIWTPIIIVVVLIAVVGGYALSIVNNVEETFNTKMHDPVESIDQEKVKQKMDASEPLNILLLGVDERGNDVGRSDALMVLNLKPETEEMQLISIPRDTRTLIVGRGEQDKINHAYAFGGPDMSIQTVQHFLDIEIDYFVRVNMEGLQELVDELGTITVDNEIEWSDGTYQFTNGPVEMDGAKTLAYVRMRKQDPAGDFGRTERQRKVIEAIINDGANVANVTKINELINIMGNNMSTSIDFNAVKSLLGGYTNTRKNMNSYQMQGSGTTIDGIYYYIVPEEEVAKVQAMINS; from the coding sequence ATGTTGAGGGTGGAGACTAGATCGAATCGAAAGAAAATCAACAAAAAATGGTGGATATGGACACCAATTATAATTGTCGTTGTTTTGATTGCGGTTGTGGGAGGATATGCGTTATCGATTGTCAATAATGTAGAAGAGACATTTAATACGAAAATGCATGATCCGGTGGAATCTATTGATCAGGAGAAAGTAAAACAAAAAATGGATGCATCTGAGCCATTAAATATCTTGTTGTTAGGTGTTGACGAAAGAGGAAATGATGTCGGCAGATCTGATGCATTAATGGTATTAAATTTAAAACCTGAAACAGAAGAAATGCAATTAATCAGTATTCCACGGGATACTAGAACATTAATTGTCGGCAGAGGAGAACAAGATAAAATTAATCATGCCTATGCGTTTGGCGGTCCGGATATGTCGATTCAGACAGTTCAGCATTTTCTTGATATTGAAATTGATTATTTTGTTCGGGTCAATATGGAAGGATTACAAGAGTTAGTAGACGAACTAGGTACGATAACAGTCGATAATGAAATAGAATGGTCAGATGGTACATATCAATTTACCAATGGTCCAGTGGAAATGGATGGTGCGAAGACACTTGCCTATGTAAGAATGAGAAAGCAAGATCCAGCAGGTGATTTCGGCCGGACAGAACGTCAGCGGAAAGTGATCGAGGCGATCATTAATGATGGTGCTAATGTGGCAAATGTAACGAAGATTAACGAACTAATTAACATCATGGGCAATAATATGTCCACAAGCATCGATTTCAATGCGGTGAAGTCATTACTGGGCGGCTACACCAATACAAGAAAAAATATGAACAGTTATCAAATGCAAGGATCAGGAACGACCATAGATGGCATATACTACTATATTGTACCAGAAGAAGAAGTGGCAAAGGTACAAGCTATGATAAACAGCTAA
- a CDS encoding flavin reductase family protein: MGKQEFRKAMGKFATGITIVTSEFGDDVHGMTVNAFMSVSLDPQLITISLDHKTNFYKNADKIKRIGVSILREEQQDVSMIFAKQLDQYFDDFTRLDGIPVINNALTTLACTVVNNVEAGDHLLLIAEVDDIKVDEGKPILYYNSGYQRIAED; encoded by the coding sequence ATGGGAAAACAAGAATTTCGTAAAGCAATGGGGAAGTTTGCTACAGGGATTACCATTGTCACATCAGAATTTGGTGATGATGTTCATGGTATGACAGTCAATGCTTTTATGTCGGTATCCTTGGATCCGCAATTAATTACCATTTCTTTGGACCATAAAACCAACTTCTATAAAAACGCCGATAAAATTAAACGCATTGGTGTGAGTATACTGCGTGAGGAACAACAGGACGTTTCCATGATTTTTGCTAAACAGCTTGATCAATATTTTGATGATTTCACGAGACTCGATGGTATTCCGGTTATTAACAATGCACTCACTACATTAGCGTGTACAGTTGTGAACAATGTTGAAGCAGGAGACCATTTATTGCTGATTGCAGAAGTAGATGATATCAAGGTCGACGAAGGAAAACCAATTCTTTATTATAATAGTGGTTATCAGCGAATCGCAGAAGACTAG
- a CDS encoding lamin tail domain-containing protein, with protein MDQGLTRKVSIILIFFLIFTNVFSCIPIAKASTEQVQVERTDEQVTEDQSETTPNKEAEAVGEEQENNEPSVADSKDSTTEKSAKTVNKEEKVTNENKETPQSSDNHTNHEASDNKAITEEKAESTTESTEENAAQSENPEKANQDETVTKQANKNENQVTKEEKTNEVPVDTMDFQTLPELLITEIMPNNSGTDQFEYFEVYNNSDQTVMLDYYTIALRYTNEDTPDNPFTFSDVSISPGQTLLFWNNNHHLTIDQFNEHYQTDLTADDIVMYKGTNLYNNGQRGIALKDGEEDIVSVSYLAEDIASGKVVNYQYSPESTEMLKYQKVQAPTPGTIESAQVPEQKVTVAEHQAPVIEHTPVSEAEQRHALSIEASITDDQDKSDATLYYRTTGEPTFQQISLESEEDNRYLAAIEAEKVTEGVLDYYISVTDSNHRVRMPEEKGQTFQMMVESTEETEEDFQNYPPLLITEISPNTSGGGTDYFEYFELYNNTDSTLSLNQYAQIYYYTDSGKEVSFQVPSVEMDSKEMLVFWNNNGNHTLADFNQQFATNLSEQQVIEVTDEKFPGFSNGGERALIIRDVDNEQVVYADYLGEDNDNNGGVIQYKYPNQGTEMAKWESLAKATPGTVKKQQVPANVVEVADKEEDTNALEISHEPVSSAEAFSPVTIKAAISDDEAIPNATLYVKNATTAYKSFAMESSATEPNQYTATIPGELLEGDVTYYIEASDGSNQETTDEFTIAVQQQEVDTESLPPLLVTEVVPDSTNVGSADGYEYIEVYNNTNQPIPFEHYKLQYRYGTDPESDITWPSIPDNLVIPAGETLVFWIINGQNNDKTVADFNANYGSQLEEAINIVRIESAGMANGSMRGLIVASNVGKEHAVAYYNDEETNDDTTANKGIVYKFPTDSSNQMEKISSNEKDATPGMVEAYQIPSQPVSVETDQTEPQIKDITYLDSVTQTDDLDIKAEASDQEELKTVAVYYRTDDEAFKKALLEEGDEQAKFSHRIYAPEMIGKKSVDYYFEASDGTNLVKTEVKTVTIENDLDTRPVRLNVQENQVLSNTFVLKGTSTTGQPDNVRMKIDGNQVEKDFQAVEHTAYLAFEVSGVNTYFQNGVTIGDQVITIFDDWIAQWETITVPIDPSHFEVGDNTITIRAGNKASPWEGDPGENRDDYNLRNVRLVLADGTVLTDANHQDPEQVIDMGDDGTDRVAEDFIFTVSEEHAQSFAYEWDTTEVADGEHQIEVADSNQSLMTKVLVDNTAPMIKTTIENNQSYKGAFTIDATITDEVAGVETIRTMLDGNDITLPYEASTGTLTPGEHVLSVTATDKAGNTTNREVTFFTEDENPNDPTDESVIADGDPKLKVRVEDPTGDKVDVGFYQGYQYTPADTDNVTSYLGAAPTEPPNTNDTSDAKKLGTADIASVSKKDGDYLITNHTTAFPYHRFDVTLDESIDDNDTVELAWTGHSLEGRKVSMYAWNVETAQWDLIDYKIAGETDFDLKGTVKVSSYSEDHQIQVMIQDEIPSTNEEYDYTFAWLSDTQYYSESYPHIYDRQTDWIVEKQEEMKIEYVFHSGDLVDEADKEEQWLNADGSMKKLDDANIPYGVLAGNHDVLQKTEDYTEYYKYFGEDRFADESYYGGSYLNNRGHYDLISAGGNDYIMVYLGWGIDDDGIAWVNQVLSEHPDRTAILTFHEYLQATGTRHPLGEKIYQEVVLPNENVIAVLSGHYHEAQTLVDDIDDDGDGETDRQVYQMLADYQAGPEGGQGYMRLLHFDTDNNRVLVNTYSPYLDDYNYYDTDEYPNKDEFVINLDLEAKEKQVATDYFAVNVYTDNEIDTVEDVESGQTAEVTWTGLTEGEQYFWYVNLKDGYTGSTRSSIFSFVRGEDTGGEIEPEPDPDTDPDPDPDPEPEPDTDPIPDPDDNGGNDNGEREQEDQQDANETDDRDDNEQTEIDTGSDSGSNTITPSMPETATNIYNYLVFSTLLLMIGTALLWLTRRTTKA; from the coding sequence ATGGATCAAGGTCTTACAAGAAAGGTGTCTATTATACTTATATTCTTTTTAATATTCACCAACGTTTTCAGTTGCATACCAATCGCGAAGGCGAGTACGGAGCAAGTCCAGGTCGAACGTACAGATGAGCAAGTAACGGAAGATCAATCAGAAACAACGCCGAACAAAGAGGCTGAAGCTGTTGGAGAAGAACAAGAGAATAATGAACCTTCTGTTGCTGACTCAAAAGATTCAACAACAGAAAAAAGTGCAAAAACAGTAAACAAAGAAGAGAAAGTGACAAACGAAAATAAGGAAACTCCCCAATCAAGTGACAACCATACAAATCATGAAGCTTCCGATAACAAAGCAATAACCGAGGAAAAAGCCGAATCTACCACAGAGTCCACAGAGGAAAATGCTGCACAATCAGAAAATCCTGAAAAAGCCAATCAAGATGAAACGGTTACTAAACAAGCAAATAAGAATGAAAATCAGGTCACTAAAGAGGAAAAAACGAACGAAGTTCCAGTCGATACGATGGATTTTCAAACACTACCGGAACTCTTAATCACAGAAATAATGCCAAATAATAGTGGAACCGATCAATTTGAATATTTTGAAGTGTACAATAATAGTGATCAGACCGTGATGCTCGATTATTATACGATTGCACTACGGTATACAAACGAAGATACACCTGATAATCCGTTTACCTTCTCGGATGTCAGTATTTCACCCGGTCAAACACTCCTATTCTGGAATAATAATCATCATTTGACCATTGACCAGTTTAATGAACACTATCAAACAGATTTAACAGCCGACGATATAGTGATGTACAAAGGGACTAATCTTTACAATAATGGCCAACGAGGAATTGCATTAAAAGACGGAGAGGAAGATATAGTATCTGTCAGCTATTTAGCCGAGGATATAGCTTCTGGTAAAGTTGTAAATTATCAATATTCACCGGAGTCGACTGAAATGCTGAAGTATCAGAAGGTACAAGCACCGACACCTGGAACGATAGAATCTGCTCAGGTACCGGAACAAAAAGTGACCGTTGCGGAACATCAAGCACCTGTGATCGAACATACTCCTGTATCAGAAGCTGAACAAAGGCATGCACTGTCCATCGAAGCGAGTATAACCGATGATCAGGATAAGAGCGATGCTACATTATATTATCGAACTACGGGTGAGCCGACGTTTCAACAAATCAGTTTAGAATCAGAGGAAGATAATCGTTATTTAGCTGCAATCGAAGCGGAAAAGGTTACAGAAGGTGTTTTAGATTATTATATTTCTGTCACCGATTCCAATCACAGAGTGAGGATGCCGGAAGAAAAAGGACAAACTTTTCAAATGATGGTGGAATCAACTGAAGAAACAGAAGAAGATTTTCAAAACTATCCTCCACTATTAATCACAGAGATCTCACCCAATACTTCTGGTGGCGGAACCGATTACTTTGAATATTTCGAGCTTTATAACAATACGGATTCAACGTTATCTTTAAATCAATACGCCCAAATTTATTATTATACCGATTCAGGTAAAGAAGTATCCTTTCAAGTTCCATCTGTAGAAATGGATTCGAAGGAAATGCTCGTTTTTTGGAATAACAATGGCAATCATACATTGGCCGATTTTAATCAGCAATTTGCTACGAATTTATCGGAACAACAGGTGATCGAAGTGACTGATGAGAAGTTTCCAGGATTCTCTAATGGTGGAGAACGTGCTTTGATTATACGTGATGTCGATAATGAACAGGTAGTTTATGCCGATTATTTAGGTGAAGATAATGATAATAATGGTGGTGTCATCCAATACAAATATCCGAATCAAGGTACGGAGATGGCAAAGTGGGAATCATTAGCGAAAGCAACACCAGGTACAGTGAAAAAGCAACAAGTACCTGCCAATGTAGTAGAAGTAGCAGATAAAGAAGAAGACACGAACGCACTGGAAATTTCGCATGAACCTGTATCGTCGGCCGAAGCTTTTTCACCGGTTACTATTAAAGCAGCGATTTCTGACGATGAGGCGATCCCAAATGCGACCTTATATGTTAAAAATGCAACAACTGCTTATAAAAGCTTTGCAATGGAATCAAGTGCTACAGAACCAAATCAATATACAGCAACCATTCCCGGAGAACTGCTGGAAGGGGATGTGACCTATTATATTGAGGCTTCAGATGGCAGCAACCAAGAAACGACAGATGAATTTACGATTGCCGTACAGCAGCAAGAGGTAGATACGGAATCCTTACCTCCATTGCTCGTAACAGAGGTTGTTCCTGATTCTACTAATGTGGGCTCTGCGGATGGCTATGAGTATATAGAAGTCTACAATAATACGAATCAGCCTATTCCATTTGAACATTATAAACTGCAATATCGATATGGGACAGACCCTGAAAGTGATATTACCTGGCCATCTATTCCAGATAATCTAGTGATTCCAGCAGGTGAAACCCTTGTCTTTTGGATCATTAATGGTCAAAATAATGACAAAACAGTAGCAGATTTTAATGCGAATTATGGTTCTCAACTGGAAGAAGCCATCAATATCGTCCGGATAGAATCTGCAGGTATGGCCAATGGCAGCATGAGAGGATTAATTGTTGCTTCCAATGTTGGCAAAGAGCATGCCGTCGCCTATTATAACGATGAAGAAACAAATGACGATACAACGGCCAATAAAGGAATTGTCTATAAGTTTCCAACAGACAGTTCGAATCAAATGGAAAAAATAAGCTCCAACGAAAAAGATGCAACACCTGGTATGGTAGAAGCTTATCAAATTCCGTCTCAACCTGTATCTGTAGAAACAGACCAAACTGAGCCACAAATAAAGGACATTACCTATTTGGACTCTGTAACACAAACGGATGATTTGGATATAAAAGCAGAAGCTTCTGATCAAGAGGAACTTAAAACCGTTGCTGTCTATTATCGAACAGACGATGAAGCATTTAAAAAAGCTTTATTAGAAGAAGGCGACGAACAAGCTAAGTTTTCGCACCGCATTTATGCTCCGGAAATGATCGGTAAAAAAAGTGTTGATTATTATTTCGAAGCATCAGATGGAACGAATCTTGTTAAAACGGAAGTCAAAACGGTGACAATCGAAAATGATTTGGATACACGGCCAGTCCGTTTAAATGTTCAAGAGAATCAGGTTTTATCAAATACCTTCGTGTTAAAAGGGACTTCGACGACTGGTCAGCCAGATAATGTGCGAATGAAGATTGATGGTAACCAAGTAGAAAAGGATTTTCAAGCTGTTGAACATACTGCTTATTTGGCTTTTGAAGTAAGCGGTGTGAATACCTATTTCCAGAATGGTGTAACAATCGGCGACCAGGTTATTACGATTTTTGATGATTGGATTGCCCAGTGGGAAACGATTACTGTCCCTATAGATCCTTCCCATTTTGAAGTTGGCGACAATACCATTACAATCAGAGCAGGTAATAAAGCAAGTCCTTGGGAAGGTGATCCTGGCGAAAACCGTGATGACTACAATTTGCGTAATGTTCGCTTAGTTTTGGCAGATGGTACCGTGTTGACTGACGCAAATCATCAAGATCCAGAGCAAGTAATAGATATGGGAGACGATGGAACAGATCGGGTAGCAGAAGATTTTATCTTTACTGTTTCAGAAGAACATGCCCAATCTTTTGCATATGAATGGGATACTACAGAAGTAGCAGATGGTGAACATCAGATAGAAGTTGCTGATTCCAATCAGTCGTTAATGACTAAAGTACTTGTTGATAATACGGCTCCAATGATCAAAACGACGATTGAAAATAATCAAAGCTACAAAGGTGCGTTCACGATTGACGCCACGATAACGGATGAAGTAGCAGGAGTTGAAACGATCCGAACGATGCTCGACGGAAATGACATTACGCTACCATATGAAGCATCTACTGGAACATTGACACCAGGAGAACATGTGTTATCGGTCACAGCAACAGATAAAGCCGGAAATACGACGAATCGGGAAGTTACCTTTTTTACAGAGGATGAAAATCCAAACGATCCAACTGATGAATCAGTGATTGCAGATGGTGATCCCAAGCTGAAGGTTCGTGTCGAAGACCCTACTGGAGATAAAGTAGATGTCGGATTCTATCAAGGATATCAGTATACACCAGCAGATACAGACAATGTTACGTCTTATCTAGGTGCTGCACCGACAGAACCGCCGAATACGAATGATACATCAGATGCGAAAAAATTAGGCACAGCAGATATCGCATCGGTTTCAAAAAAAGATGGCGACTATTTAATAACAAATCATACAACAGCATTTCCATACCATCGTTTTGATGTCACGCTTGATGAGAGCATTGATGATAATGATACTGTTGAATTAGCTTGGACGGGACATTCATTAGAAGGTAGAAAAGTATCAATGTATGCCTGGAATGTCGAGACAGCACAGTGGGATTTGATTGATTATAAAATTGCTGGAGAAACAGACTTTGATTTGAAAGGGACGGTCAAGGTTTCATCTTACAGTGAAGATCATCAAATTCAAGTCATGATTCAAGATGAAATTCCTTCAACTAATGAGGAATATGATTATACGTTTGCCTGGTTGTCTGACACCCAGTATTATTCAGAGAGTTATCCTCATATTTATGATCGTCAAACGGATTGGATTGTCGAGAAACAAGAGGAAATGAAAATTGAGTATGTATTCCATAGTGGTGATTTGGTAGATGAAGCAGATAAGGAAGAACAATGGCTGAATGCAGATGGCTCAATGAAAAAATTAGACGATGCCAACATTCCATATGGAGTCCTTGCAGGGAATCATGATGTATTGCAAAAAACCGAAGATTACACAGAGTATTACAAATACTTTGGTGAAGACCGTTTTGCAGATGAATCCTATTATGGTGGCTCTTATTTAAACAATCGTGGACATTATGATCTTATTTCAGCTGGCGGCAATGACTATATCATGGTTTATCTAGGTTGGGGTATCGATGATGATGGTATTGCATGGGTCAATCAAGTGTTAAGTGAACATCCAGACCGAACAGCGATCTTAACATTCCATGAATATTTGCAAGCAACGGGAACAAGACATCCATTAGGGGAAAAAATATATCAGGAAGTAGTACTGCCAAATGAGAATGTCATAGCAGTTCTGTCTGGCCACTATCATGAAGCACAAACGTTAGTCGATGATATTGATGACGATGGTGATGGAGAAACAGATCGTCAAGTATACCAGATGTTAGCTGATTATCAAGCAGGTCCTGAAGGTGGACAAGGCTATATGCGGTTATTGCATTTTGATACGGATAATAATCGGGTACTGGTCAATACGTATTCCCCTTATTTAGATGATTATAATTATTATGATACAGACGAATATCCGAATAAGGATGAATTTGTGATTAATTTAGATTTAGAAGCAAAAGAGAAACAAGTAGCCACAGATTATTTTGCGGTTAATGTGTATACCGATAATGAAATTGATACGGTAGAAGATGTTGAAAGTGGTCAAACAGCGGAGGTAACTTGGACTGGGTTAACAGAAGGAGAACAATATTTCTGGTATGTCAATCTGAAAGATGGCTATACAGGCAGCACTCGTTCTTCCATATTCAGCTTTGTAAGAGGGGAGGATACTGGTGGTGAGATTGAACCAGAGCCAGATCCTGATACAGATCCTGATCCGGACCCAGATCCCGAACCAGAACCAGATACAGATCCTATTCCTGACCCGGATGACAATGGCGGGAATGATAACGGTGAGAGGGAACAAGAAGATCAACAGGACGCGAATGAAACAGATGATCGTGACGACAACGAACAAACAGAAATAGATACTGGCAGCGATTCCGGTTCTAACACAATTACCCCCTCCATGCCAGAAACAGCAACAAATATCTATAACTATCTCGTATTCAGCACTTTGCTGCTGATGATAGGAACAGCCTTACTCTGGCTGACAAGAAGAACGACAAAAGCATAA
- a CDS encoding HesB/YadR/YfhF family protein, protein MDIKVSEKALQWFKDEVEVKEGSTIKFQAKYGGYSPIHEGFSLAFALNEPIEEPLVTKEIDNITFFIEDTDAWYFKGYQLHVEFDEDLQEVKYEYEEEK, encoded by the coding sequence ATGGACATTAAAGTATCTGAAAAAGCATTACAATGGTTCAAAGATGAAGTAGAAGTGAAAGAAGGAAGCACGATTAAGTTCCAAGCCAAATACGGTGGCTATAGCCCGATACACGAAGGATTCTCCCTTGCATTCGCATTAAATGAACCAATCGAAGAGCCTTTGGTGACCAAAGAAATAGATAATATTACATTTTTCATTGAGGATACAGATGCCTGGTATTTTAAAGGGTATCAATTACATGTTGAATTTGATGAGGATTTACAAGAAGTAAAATATGAGTATGAAGAGGAAAAGTGA